In one window of Thermus aquaticus DNA:
- the uvrC gene encoding excinuclease ABC subunit UvrC yields the protein MGKMRPEELPPLPEAPGVYLWKRGEEVLYVGKAKSLRARVKSYFHAEGKARRIAEEATALDFIATRDEVEALLLEANLIKAHRPPYNVLLKDDKHYPFLKLTNEPFPTLLVVRRVEEDGARYYGPFPEAGALRRIKALVDRLFPLRKNSGYPMKRRRYPCLNHSMGRCLAPCVGLADPKAYGEVVRQVEAVLEGRVDGLLSELEAKMREAARRLEFERAAEIRDQIEALKAFFSTAQQAFDPEMGDLDFLGMARAGALSVVQLYQVRSGRILGRISRVVEKEEATDEEILWAFLRDHYLEASPLPPLVLLPFPLEDLESLAELLRRRAGRRVELRVPKRGEKQRLLELAEKNARLALESELKLLERRGDHPGLKALQDLLALSRRPFRIEGYDVSHLQGEAPVFSMAVMEGGRPKKAEYRRMRLRAGNDDYAAMEEGVFRRFTGSLKEMPLPDLLLIDGGLGQVRAAMRALERAGLSLPLVGLAKKEEVLITPEGREIRLPLTHPALRLLIHLRDEAHANGLRYHQKRRAQEALKVLEGIPGIGEARRKLLLERYGGLKALKEAPLEELARLPGMSLKAAQALKEALREGAPEPA from the coding sequence ATGGGAAAGATGCGGCCCGAAGAGCTTCCCCCCCTCCCGGAGGCCCCCGGGGTCTACCTATGGAAGCGGGGGGAGGAGGTGCTCTACGTGGGCAAGGCCAAGAGCCTCCGCGCCCGGGTGAAGAGCTACTTCCACGCCGAGGGCAAGGCCAGGCGCATCGCCGAGGAGGCCACGGCCCTGGACTTCATCGCCACCCGGGACGAGGTGGAGGCCCTCCTCCTGGAGGCCAACCTCATCAAGGCCCACCGCCCTCCCTACAACGTCCTCCTCAAGGACGACAAGCACTACCCCTTCCTCAAGCTCACCAACGAACCCTTCCCCACCCTCTTGGTGGTGCGGCGGGTGGAGGAGGACGGGGCCAGGTACTACGGGCCCTTCCCCGAGGCCGGCGCCCTGCGCCGCATCAAGGCCCTCGTGGACCGCCTCTTCCCCTTGAGGAAAAACTCCGGCTACCCCATGAAAAGGCGGCGCTACCCCTGCCTCAACCACAGCATGGGGCGGTGCCTGGCCCCCTGCGTGGGCCTGGCGGACCCCAAGGCTTACGGCGAGGTGGTGCGGCAGGTGGAGGCGGTCCTCGAGGGCCGGGTGGACGGGCTTCTTTCGGAGCTAGAGGCCAAGATGCGGGAGGCCGCGAGGAGGCTTGAGTTTGAGCGGGCGGCCGAGATCCGCGACCAGATAGAGGCCCTCAAGGCCTTCTTCTCCACGGCCCAGCAGGCCTTTGACCCGGAGATGGGCGACCTGGACTTCCTGGGCATGGCCCGGGCCGGGGCGCTTAGCGTGGTCCAGCTCTACCAGGTGCGCTCCGGGCGGATCCTGGGCCGCATCAGCCGGGTGGTGGAGAAGGAGGAGGCCACCGACGAGGAGATCCTCTGGGCCTTCCTCCGCGACCACTACCTGGAGGCCTCCCCCCTCCCTCCCCTGGTCCTCCTCCCCTTCCCCCTGGAGGACCTGGAGAGCCTGGCCGAGCTCCTCCGCCGCCGGGCGGGGAGGCGGGTGGAGCTCAGGGTCCCCAAGCGGGGCGAGAAGCAGAGGCTCTTAGAGCTGGCGGAGAAAAACGCCCGCCTGGCCCTGGAGAGTGAGCTCAAGCTTCTGGAGAGGCGGGGGGACCACCCGGGGCTCAAGGCCTTGCAGGACCTCTTGGCGCTTTCCAGGCGCCCTTTCCGCATAGAGGGCTACGACGTGAGCCACCTCCAGGGCGAGGCCCCGGTCTTCTCCATGGCCGTCATGGAGGGGGGAAGGCCCAAAAAGGCCGAGTACCGCAGGATGCGCCTCAGGGCCGGCAACGACGACTACGCCGCCATGGAGGAGGGGGTCTTCCGCCGCTTCACGGGAAGCCTCAAGGAGATGCCCCTCCCCGACCTCCTCCTCATTGACGGGGGCCTGGGCCAGGTGCGGGCGGCCATGCGGGCCCTGGAGCGGGCGGGCCTCAGCCTGCCCCTGGTGGGCCTGGCCAAGAAGGAGGAGGTCCTCATCACCCCCGAGGGACGGGAGATCCGCCTCCCCCTCACCCACCCCGCCCTGAGGCTCCTCATCCACCTCCGGGACGAGGCCCACGCAAACGGCCTCCGCTACCACCAAAAGCGCCGCGCCCAGGAGGCCCTAAAGGTCCTGGAGGGCATCCCCGGCATCGGGGAGGCCAGGAGGAAGCTCCTTCTGGAGCGCTACGGCGGGCTAAAGGCCCTCAAGGAGGCCCCCCTGGAGGAGCTGGCCCGCCTCCCGGGGATGAGCCTCAAGGCGGCCCAGGCCCTCAAGGAGGCCCTCAGGGAAGGCGCACCTGAACCGGCCTGA
- a CDS encoding dipeptidase, with translation MDPFLVDAHLDLAYNALDLGRDLTLPLKALRQRDPHPDTPVVTLPSLREARVGIAFATLFVEPRAGGLSAWEEALHAQLALYEAWEGMGLVRLLREREDLLRHLERFPQDGTPGLVLLLEGAHPLPEPEALAPLRKRGLRLLSLTWATKNAYAGGNAGPGPLTAKGLALLKAMEDLGVALDLSHLADEALFPALEAYGGPVCATHANARALTPTPRHLSDEALKALAQRGGVLGLVPFSAFLDAGWKRGMERLPLAAFLRHKAHAEAILGPRGVGLGTDWDGGFGLEALPQGLDRHRDLWALGDEGFLGGNWLSWLLSWF, from the coding sequence GTGGACCCCTTCCTGGTGGACGCCCACCTGGACCTGGCCTATAACGCCCTGGACCTGGGCCGGGACCTGACCCTCCCCCTAAAGGCCCTGCGCCAACGGGACCCCCACCCCGACACCCCGGTGGTGACCCTCCCCTCCCTGCGGGAGGCCCGGGTGGGCATCGCCTTCGCCACCCTCTTCGTGGAGCCCCGGGCGGGGGGGCTTTCGGCCTGGGAGGAGGCCCTTCACGCCCAGCTCGCCCTCTACGAGGCCTGGGAAGGGATGGGCTTGGTGCGCCTCCTGAGGGAGCGGGAAGACCTCCTCCGCCACCTGGAGCGCTTTCCCCAAGACGGCACCCCGGGCCTGGTCCTCCTTTTGGAGGGGGCCCACCCCCTGCCGGAGCCCGAGGCCTTGGCGCCCCTCAGGAAAAGGGGCCTCAGGCTCCTCTCCCTCACCTGGGCCACCAAAAACGCCTACGCCGGGGGCAACGCCGGGCCCGGTCCCCTGACGGCGAAGGGCCTCGCCCTCCTGAAGGCCATGGAGGACCTGGGCGTGGCCCTGGACCTCTCCCACCTGGCCGATGAGGCCCTCTTCCCCGCCCTGGAGGCCTACGGGGGGCCGGTGTGCGCCACCCACGCCAACGCCAGGGCCCTCACCCCCACGCCCCGCCACCTCTCCGACGAGGCCCTTAAGGCCCTGGCCCAGAGGGGCGGGGTTCTGGGCCTCGTCCCCTTCAGCGCCTTTCTGGACGCAGGGTGGAAGCGGGGGATGGAGAGGCTTCCCCTCGCCGCCTTCCTCCGGCACAAGGCCCACGCCGAGGCCATCCTGGGCCCCAGGGGGGTGGGGCTGGGCACGGACTGGGACGGGGGGTTTGGCCTCGAGGCCCTTCCCCAGGGCCTGGACCGCCACCGGGACCTGTGGGCCCTGGGGGACGAGGGCTTTCTCGGGGGCAACTGGCTTTCCTGGCTACTTTCCTGGTTCTAG
- a CDS encoding PaaI family thioesterase codes for MDKDAFLAKETLDKTLGVRYLKAEKDEVVAELAVSPRVHQPFGFLHGGATVALAESVASLGGFLNCPPGYGAFGLEINCNHIRSKREGTIRAVGRPLHVGRTTQVWEVKVYDEEEKLVAASRCTLAVVPLEPGK; via the coding sequence ATGGACAAGGACGCCTTTCTGGCCAAGGAAACCCTGGACAAGACCCTGGGGGTGCGCTACCTGAAGGCGGAGAAGGACGAGGTGGTGGCGGAGCTTGCGGTCTCCCCCAGGGTCCACCAGCCCTTCGGCTTCCTCCACGGAGGGGCCACGGTGGCCCTGGCGGAGAGCGTGGCCAGCTTGGGGGGCTTCTTGAACTGCCCCCCAGGGTACGGGGCCTTCGGCCTGGAGATCAACTGCAACCACATCCGCAGCAAGCGGGAGGGCACCATCCGGGCCGTGGGCAGGCCCCTCCACGTGGGCCGCACCACCCAGGTCTGGGAGGTTAAGGTCTACGACGAGGAGGAAAAGCTTGTGGCCGCCAGCCGGTGCACCCTGGCCGTGGTGCCCCTAGAACCAGGAAAGTAG